The following are from one region of the Pirellulales bacterium genome:
- a CDS encoding isoaspartyl peptidase/L-asparaginase, producing MTTFCRTQFCLSALLIGAALFCKPATAADQPMNKPEFAIAIHGGAGVEPDKLSGDEKRHYHDSLEKALDVGRKILAAGGTSLDTVEQTLRALEDDPLFNAGRGAVFNSAGHHELDASIMDGATHQGGGVAGVTTVKNPISLARLVMTETPHVLLLGVGAESFADEMRDKPQIERVPNSYFSTDDRRQQWQEAVEKEKRKRQAKAHKGTVGCVALDKHGNLAAGTSTGGLTNKRWGRVGDSPILGAGTYADNATCAVSCTGTGEYFIRNSIAFHVAALMQYKEFPLDKAVHVVIDDVLQPDTGGLIAVDGQGHISMQFNTTGMARAATDSAGKVEIKLGK from the coding sequence ATGACGACATTCTGTCGCACGCAGTTCTGCCTGAGCGCTCTGCTGATAGGGGCCGCTTTGTTTTGCAAACCTGCCACCGCCGCCGATCAACCTATGAACAAGCCTGAATTCGCCATCGCCATCCACGGCGGAGCCGGCGTCGAGCCAGACAAGCTTTCGGGCGACGAGAAACGCCACTACCACGACTCCTTAGAAAAGGCCTTGGATGTGGGCCGCAAAATACTGGCCGCTGGCGGCACGTCGCTCGACACGGTCGAGCAGACGTTGCGTGCGCTCGAGGACGATCCGTTGTTCAATGCCGGCCGCGGCGCGGTTTTTAATAGTGCCGGCCACCACGAGCTCGATGCCTCGATCATGGACGGTGCGACACATCAAGGAGGCGGCGTCGCGGGAGTCACCACGGTCAAGAATCCGATTTCGCTGGCCCGCCTGGTAATGACCGAAACGCCGCATGTGCTGTTGCTGGGCGTAGGAGCAGAAAGTTTTGCCGACGAGATGCGCGATAAGCCCCAGATCGAGCGCGTGCCGAACAGTTACTTCAGCACCGATGATCGCCGTCAGCAGTGGCAAGAGGCCGTCGAAAAAGAAAAGAGAAAACGCCAGGCCAAAGCCCACAAAGGAACGGTCGGCTGCGTGGCGCTCGATAAGCACGGCAACCTGGCAGCCGGCACGTCGACCGGCGGACTAACGAACAAACGGTGGGGCCGCGTCGGCGATTCGCCAATCCTGGGCGCGGGCACTTACGCCGACAACGCCACCTGTGCCGTCAGCTGCACGGGCACCGGAGAGTATTTCATCCGTAACAGTATCGCCTTTCACGTGGCCGCTTTGATGCAGTACAAAGAGTTTCCCTTGGATAAGGCCGTACACGTGGTGATCGACGACGTGCTACAGCCCGACACCGGTGGGCTGATCGCCGTCGACGGCCAGGGGCACATCTCGATGCAATTCAACACGACCGGCATGGCCCGCGCCGCGACCGACTCCGCCGGCAAGGTGGAAATCAAGTTGGGGAAATGA